In the Tribolium castaneum strain GA2 chromosome 1, icTriCast1.1, whole genome shotgun sequence genome, one interval contains:
- the Ilk gene encoding integrin-linked protein kinase isoform X1, translated as MEDIFQWCRDGNALQVRVWLDDTEHDMNQGDDHGFSPLHWAAKRGHTKIVEMLLLRGARVNATNRGDDTPLHLAAAHGHREIVLMLLRQRADVNFTNEHGNTPLHYACFWGYREIAEDLVHHDAKVSLANKYGDTPLDKARGNLAKILHDMAVESGQDLKKIIFKDQSWLGLKTRSRDATLSRHKGINIKELHQREEIASTPSGVTYRGTWQKNDVVAKILNIREVTSRISRDFNEEFPKLRIFSHPNILPVIGCCNSPPYLIVISQYMPLGSLYNVLHESSGIVVDNAQALRFAVDIARGMAYLHSLERIIPEYRLNSRHVIIEDDLTARINMADAKFSFQEKGRIYHPAWMSPEALQKKITDRNWEASDMWSFAILLWELATREVPFADLNPMEAGMKIALEGLRIAIKPGISPHLSKLIKICMNEDPGKRPKFDMIVPILDKMQR; from the exons ATGGAGGATATTTTCCAGTGGTGCAGGGACGGGAATGCCCTCCAGGTGCGGGTTTGGCTCGATGACACCGAGCACGACATGAACCAGGG GGATGACCATGGGTTCAGTCCGCTGCACTGGGCGGCGAAAAGGGGGCACACGAAGATTGTGGAGATGCTCTTGCTCAGGGGGGCGAGGGTCAATGCCACCAATCGGGGGGACGATACGCCCTTGCATCTGGCGGCTGCACATGGGCACAGGGAGATTGTGCTTATG ttattaCGTCAAAGAGCTGACgtaaatttcacaaacgaacACGGCAACACTCCTTTACACTACGCCTGTTTTTGGGGATACAGAGAAATTGCCGAAGATTTGGTCCATCATGACGCCAAAGTCTCTCTTGCTAACAAATATGGAGACACTCCACTTGACAAAGCAAGAG GCAATTTGGCGAAAATCCTCCACGACATGGCGGTCGAATCCGGGCAAGACCTCAAAAAGATCATCTTCAAAGACCAAAGTTGGCTGGGCCTGAAAACCCGCTCACGTGACGCCACCCTCTCCCGTCACAAAGGCATCAACATTAAAGAATTACACCAACGTGAAGAAATCGCCTCAACACCCAGTGGCGTAACATACAGAGGAACATGGCAGAAAAATGACGTTGTTGCTAAAATCTTAAACATTCGCGAGGTTACATCGCGAATATCGCGCGATTTTAACGAAGAATTTCCGAAATTGCGAATTTTCTCGCACCCTAATATCCTCCCAGTGATTGGTTGTTGCAACAGTCCGCCATATTTGATCGTCATCAGTCAATATATGCCACTCGGATCGCTTTACAATGTTTTGCACGAAAGCAGCGGAATTGTGGTTGATAATGCGCAAGCGTTGCGATTTGCTGTTGATATTGCACGAGGCATGGCCTACTTGCATAGTCTTGAGCGTATTATTCCAGAATATCGTCTGAATAGTCGTCACGTGATCATTGAGGATGATTTGACGGCGAGAATCAACATGGCCGATGCTAAATTCTCCTTCCAG GAGAAGGGTAGGATTTATCACCCGGCCTGGATGTCTCCCGAAGCGCTCCAGAAGAAAATCACCGATCGCAACTGGGAGGCGTCCGATATGTGGAGTTTTGCGATTTTGTTGTGGGAGTTGGCAACGAGGGAAGTTCCCTTCGCTGATTTGAATCCTATGGAGGCTGGGATGAAGATAGCTTTGGAGGGATTAAGGATTGCCATAAAACCGGGGATTTCCCCACATTTGTCCAAGTTGATCAAGATTTGTATGAATGAAGATCCGGGAAAAAGGCCCAAGTTTGATATGATTGTCCCAATTTTGGATAAAATGCAACGTTGA
- the trc gene encoding serine/threonine-protein kinase tricornered, which produces MCLDVTFFRMWYPCRVLLQNVSQKDRGVLDMTATENTIRFSVHTLDKATKAKVTLENYYTNLIAQHVERKQRLAKLEESLKDDSLSEEQKHEKRLQHAQKETEFLRLKRSRLGVEDFEPLKVIGRGAFGEVRLVQKKDTGHVYAMKILRKADMLEKEQVAHVRAERDILVEADHQWVVKMYYSFQDPINLYLIMEFLPGGDMMTLLMKKDTLSEEFTQFYIAETALAIDSIHKLGFIHRDIKPDNLLLDAKGHLKLSDFGLCTGLKKSHRTDFYRDLSQAKPSDFIITSSPMDSKRRAESWKKNRRALAYSTVRTPDYISFTKWNRIFCLFSVITSSPMDSKRRAESWKKNRRALAYSTVGTPDYIAPEVFLQTGYGPACDWWSLGVIMYEMLIGYPPFCSENPQDTYRKVMNWRETLVFPAEVPISEEAKDTIIKFCCEAERRLGSQKGIEDLKIIPFFRGVDWEHIRERPAAIPVEVKSIDDTSNFDDFPDVKLEIPSAPMPQDGEVNYKDWVFINYTFKRFEGLTQRGTPTKK; this is translated from the exons GGGTCCTGGACATGACTGCCACGGAGAATACAATCCGTTTCAGTGTCCACACCCTGGACAAAGCCACCAAAGCTAAAGTCACCCTAGAAAATTACTACACAAATCTCATAGCCCAGCATGTGGAGCGAAAACAAAG GCTAGCGAAGCTCGAAGAATCCTTGAAAGACGACAGCCTCTCCGAAGAGCAGAAGCATGAGAAGCGCCTCCAGCACGCCCAAAAAGAAACGGAATTCCTCCGACTGAAGCGCTCTCGTCTCGGTGTCGAAGACTTCGAACCGTTGAAAGTAATCGGTCGGGGAGCTTTCGGCGAAGTCCGCCTGGTCCAGAAAAAGGACACCGGTCACGTCTACGCCATGAAGATCCTCCGTAAAGCCGACATGCTCGAAAAGGAGCAAGTGGCGCACGTGCGAGCCGAACGCGACATCCTTGTCGAAGCCGACCACCAGTGGGTGGTCAAAATGTATTATAGTTTTCAAGATCCGatcaatttgtatttgatTATGGAGTTTTTGCCTGGCGGTGATATGATGACGCTGTTGATGAAAAAAGACACGTTGTCGGAGGAATTTACGCAGTTCTATATCGCCGAAACGGCACTAGCTATAGATTCGATACATAAGCTCGGGTTTATCCATCGAGATATAAAGCCGGATAACTTGCTGTTGGATGCGAAAGGGCATTTGAAATTGTCCGATTTCGGACTGTGTACGGGACTGAAAAAGTCGCACAGGACGGATTTTTATCGGGATCTGAGTCAGGCCAAGCCGTCGGATTTTA tAATAACCTCTAGTCCGATGGATAGTAAACGTCGTGCCGAAAGTTGGAAGAAAAACCGACGAGCGCTGGCTTACAGCACCGTCAGAACGCCTGATTATATCAGT tttacgaagtggaatagaattttttgtttgttttcagtAATAACCTCTAGTCCGATGGATAGTAAACGTCGTGCCGAAAGTTGGAAGAAAAACCGACGAGCGCTGGCTTACAGCACCGTCGGAACGCCTGATTATATCGCCCCCGAAGTGTTCCTTCAAACCGGCTACGGTCCGGCGTGTGATTGGTGGTCGTTAGGCGTCATCATGTACGAAATGTTGATCGGTTATCCGCCGTTCTGTTCCGAAAATCCTCAAGACACTTATCGCAAAGTGATGAACTGGAGAGAGACGCTTGTCTTTCCCGCCGAAGTTCCGATCTCTGAAGAGGCCAAAGATACTATTATTAA gttttgctgtGAAGCCGAACGAAGGTTGGGCTCACAGAAGGGTATAGaagatttgaaaataattcccTTCTTTCGGGGAGTTGACTGGGAACATATTAGGGAAAGGCCAGCCGCGATACCTGTAGAAGTTAAGTCGATAGATGATACGTCGAATTTCGACGATTTCCCAGACGTCAAGCTTGAAATTC CTTCTGCGCCTATGCCTCAGGACGGTGAGGTCAACTACAAAGACTGGGTGTTCATCAACTACACGTTCAAGCGGTTCGAAGGTCTGACGCAAAGAGGGAccccaacaaaaaaataa
- the Ilk gene encoding integrin-linked protein kinase homolog pat-4 isoform X3, translated as MEDIFQWCRDGNALQVRVWLDDTEHDMNQG; from the coding sequence ATGGAGGATATTTTCCAGTGGTGCAGGGACGGGAATGCCCTCCAGGTGCGGGTTTGGCTCGATGACACCGAGCACGACATGAACCAGGGGTGA
- the Ilk gene encoding integrin-linked protein kinase isoform X2 produces MLLLRGARVNATNRGDDTPLHLAAAHGHREIVLMLLRQRADVNFTNEHGNTPLHYACFWGYREIAEDLVHHDAKVSLANKYGDTPLDKARGNLAKILHDMAVESGQDLKKIIFKDQSWLGLKTRSRDATLSRHKGINIKELHQREEIASTPSGVTYRGTWQKNDVVAKILNIREVTSRISRDFNEEFPKLRIFSHPNILPVIGCCNSPPYLIVISQYMPLGSLYNVLHESSGIVVDNAQALRFAVDIARGMAYLHSLERIIPEYRLNSRHVIIEDDLTARINMADAKFSFQEKGRIYHPAWMSPEALQKKITDRNWEASDMWSFAILLWELATREVPFADLNPMEAGMKIALEGLRIAIKPGISPHLSKLIKICMNEDPGKRPKFDMIVPILDKMQR; encoded by the exons ATGCTCTTGCTCAGGGGGGCGAGGGTCAATGCCACCAATCGGGGGGACGATACGCCCTTGCATCTGGCGGCTGCACATGGGCACAGGGAGATTGTGCTTATG ttattaCGTCAAAGAGCTGACgtaaatttcacaaacgaacACGGCAACACTCCTTTACACTACGCCTGTTTTTGGGGATACAGAGAAATTGCCGAAGATTTGGTCCATCATGACGCCAAAGTCTCTCTTGCTAACAAATATGGAGACACTCCACTTGACAAAGCAAGAG GCAATTTGGCGAAAATCCTCCACGACATGGCGGTCGAATCCGGGCAAGACCTCAAAAAGATCATCTTCAAAGACCAAAGTTGGCTGGGCCTGAAAACCCGCTCACGTGACGCCACCCTCTCCCGTCACAAAGGCATCAACATTAAAGAATTACACCAACGTGAAGAAATCGCCTCAACACCCAGTGGCGTAACATACAGAGGAACATGGCAGAAAAATGACGTTGTTGCTAAAATCTTAAACATTCGCGAGGTTACATCGCGAATATCGCGCGATTTTAACGAAGAATTTCCGAAATTGCGAATTTTCTCGCACCCTAATATCCTCCCAGTGATTGGTTGTTGCAACAGTCCGCCATATTTGATCGTCATCAGTCAATATATGCCACTCGGATCGCTTTACAATGTTTTGCACGAAAGCAGCGGAATTGTGGTTGATAATGCGCAAGCGTTGCGATTTGCTGTTGATATTGCACGAGGCATGGCCTACTTGCATAGTCTTGAGCGTATTATTCCAGAATATCGTCTGAATAGTCGTCACGTGATCATTGAGGATGATTTGACGGCGAGAATCAACATGGCCGATGCTAAATTCTCCTTCCAG GAGAAGGGTAGGATTTATCACCCGGCCTGGATGTCTCCCGAAGCGCTCCAGAAGAAAATCACCGATCGCAACTGGGAGGCGTCCGATATGTGGAGTTTTGCGATTTTGTTGTGGGAGTTGGCAACGAGGGAAGTTCCCTTCGCTGATTTGAATCCTATGGAGGCTGGGATGAAGATAGCTTTGGAGGGATTAAGGATTGCCATAAAACCGGGGATTTCCCCACATTTGTCCAAGTTGATCAAGATTTGTATGAATGAAGATCCGGGAAAAAGGCCCAAGTTTGATATGATTGTCCCAATTTTGGATAAAATGCAACGTTGA